A segment of the Leptospiraceae bacterium genome:
AAAAGAAATATTATTATTAATTCAATTTATATTGATTATAGTTATAGGATTTTATCTTTTTGATTTATATAACCCATGGGTTCACTATTCAAACATCCCATTACAATACCGAAGCTTGCTGGGAATTTTTTTGATTCCAATACTCTATATCTCTTATAACTACATTTTGACTTTCTATATGCAATCCTTTTTTCAAAGTAGAACCATTTTATTAACGTCATTTTTATTCATTGCTCCTTTCATTTTTATATCAAGATTTTACTTTCAAAAGTATTTGGACCCCAAAAGGCTCAAAATACGTATATTAGTTATTTGCAATCTTGAGATTGCAGAAAAGTTTCAACATGAAATCAATATCCGAGGCGGGAAATGGCAAATTGAATACTTATTAAATGAAATACCAAAAGAAATGAACAATAGTCAAAACCTCAGTATTTATGGAACAATTCAAGAAAAATTCTATACGGCTATCCGTGAGCAATGGACAGCGATTGTTGTTGCCAAAAAAGATTTGGAATTAGAAAAAGAAAAAATCCAAATCCTCTTCGAACTAAAACAAAAAGGAGTTCTTGTTTATGATTTGATTCATTTTTATGAATATTACTTTTTTAAAATTCCTCTCTACTATATTGACGATTATTGGTTCATTCAGACAAAAGGGTTTTTGATTGTGGAGAGTTCAACTGTAATGAAACTAAAAAGGATTGTAGAAGTTATATTTAGCTTGATTTTAGCTTTAC
Coding sequences within it:
- a CDS encoding exopolysaccharide biosynthesis polyprenyl glycosylphosphotransferase — its product is KEILLLIQFILIIVIGFYLFDLYNPWVHYSNIPLQYRSLLGIFLIPILYISYNYILTFYMQSFFQSRTILLTSFLFIAPFIFISRFYFQKYLDPKRLKIRILVICNLEIAEKFQHEINIRGGKWQIEYLLNEIPKEMNNSQNLSIYGTIQEKFYTAIREQWTAIVVAKKDLELEKEKIQILFELKQKGVLVYDLIHFYEYYFFKIPLYYIDDYWFIQTKGFLIVESSTVMKLKRIVEVIFSLILALPILVFLPFILLIVYLSDGFPLIYKQERLGMNNKKFIAYKFRTMIKGSDKLDPYTREKDSRVTKIGNFLRKSRIDEIPQIINVIKGDISLIGPRAEWTKLTEIYQKVIPFYYYRHTIRPGLTGWAQVMYPYGASIEDTIQKLEYDLYYIKNYSFLLDISILIKTIRIVLFGRGR